One Drechmeria coniospora strain ARSEF 6962 chromosome 01, whole genome shotgun sequence genomic region harbors:
- a CDS encoding proteasome subunit alpha type 6 — protein MSIHLNVGSRQAPANVTRPSSQAQELRHSTAAHSDPSTTTTASTLIVCCCFEPSLKLRGYFVPSSALRRAIISPPCLPRLTSDASTASAYDRHITIFADNGRLYQVEYAFKAITAANIMSVGVRGKDCAVVLSQKKVPDKLIDPASVSHIFQISPSVGCVITGSIADARAFAQRAQGEAAEFRYKFGYEMPADVLAKRLANISQVYTQRAYMRPYGVATTIIALDSEFGPQLFKCDPAGYYIGYKGTAAGPKQQEALNHLEKKLRNKDHAEGTWEEVVELAITTLSTVLSMDFKKGELEIGIVGGPRKDGREGTDAAFRMLTEDEIDERLQAIAEKD, from the exons ATGAGCATCCACCTCAACGTCGGCTCCAGGCAAGCTCCGGCCAACGTAACGCGACCATCCTCACAAGCACAGGAGCTTCGTCACTCCACCGCCGCCCATTCCGACCCTTCCACAACAACCACGGCCTCAACGCTCATCGTTTGCTGCTGCTTTGAGCCTTCACTGAAGCTCAGGGGATACTTTGTGCCCTCCTCTGCCCTCAGAAGGGCCATCATTTCGCCGCCATGTCTG CCTCGGCTAACGTCTGATGCTTCGACAGCCAGCGCGTACGATCGACACATTACCATCTTTGCCGACAATGGTAGACTGTACCAAGTCG AGTATGCCTTCAAGGCAATCACAGCTGCAAACATCATGTCTGTAGGCGTTCGGGGAAAGGACtgtgccgtcgtcctctcccAGAAGAAGGTGCCT GACAAACTCATCGATCCGGCCTCGGTCTCCCACATCTTTCAGATCTCTCCTTCGGTCGGCTGCGTCATCACCGGgtccatcgccgacgccaggGCGTTTGCGCAACGAGCCCAGGGCGAGGCTGCCGAGTTCAGGTACAAGTTTGGCTACGAGATGccggccgacgtgctcgccaAGCGGCTGGCCAACATCAGCCAAGTGTACACGCAGCGG GCCTACATGCGCCCGTACGGCGTCGCCACGACCATCATCGCCCTCGACTCCGAGTTCGGTCCCCAGCTCTTCAAGTGCGACCCGGCCGGGTACTACATCGGCTACAAAGGCACGGCGGCCGGACCGAAGCAGCAGGAGGCCCTCAACCACCTCGAGAAGAAGCTGCGCAACAAGGACCACGCCGAGGGAACGTGGGAGGAGGTTGTCGAGCTCGCCATCACGACGCTGAGCACCGTGCTCAGCATGGACTTCAAGAAAGGGGAGCTCGAaatcggcatcgtcggcggcccgcgCAAGGACGGTAGGGAGGGTACGGATGCTGCATTCCGCATGCTCACCGAGGATGAGATTGACGAAAGATTACAAGCCATCGCGGAGAAGGATTAA